In one Brevibacterium sp. CBA3109 genomic region, the following are encoded:
- the prmC gene encoding peptide chain release factor N(5)-glutamine methyltransferase, with the protein MSTVLRGASQLLADADVPNPDPDSAALLAHAWGIDASDLARKRLFGESVPAGVTEVFAQLVDRRRQRVPLQHIIGVAAFRHLELQVGPGVFVPRPETELLVTEVLEELDRQQNAHEGLVIDLCSGSGAITLSLATEHPRLAIIGVESEAEALNWSLKNLASVNLGDSRVELIRGDATRFADDRPDLWGRADVVVTNPPYVPDDAVPRDAEVREHDPAAALYGGSTGLEIPRLILLQAEKLLRPGGFFIMEHSEEQGPQACELIMSTASLRRAATYPDYTGRDRYTVAHRVTGVDL; encoded by the coding sequence GTGTCGACGGTGCTGCGCGGGGCCTCCCAGCTGCTGGCCGACGCCGATGTACCCAATCCCGACCCTGACTCCGCGGCTCTACTCGCCCACGCATGGGGAATCGACGCCTCCGACCTGGCGCGCAAACGCCTCTTCGGCGAGTCTGTTCCCGCCGGAGTCACCGAAGTCTTCGCACAACTCGTCGACCGGCGGCGTCAGCGGGTCCCACTACAGCACATCATCGGAGTCGCAGCGTTTCGTCACCTCGAACTGCAGGTCGGTCCTGGAGTCTTCGTCCCCCGGCCCGAGACTGAGCTCCTCGTCACAGAGGTCCTCGAGGAGCTGGACAGGCAACAGAACGCACACGAGGGCTTAGTCATCGATCTGTGCTCCGGTTCGGGCGCGATAACGCTCTCCCTGGCCACCGAACATCCGCGGCTGGCCATCATCGGCGTCGAGTCCGAAGCCGAGGCCCTGAACTGGTCGCTGAAGAATCTGGCGTCGGTCAACCTCGGCGATTCGAGAGTCGAGCTGATCCGCGGTGACGCGACGAGATTCGCCGATGACCGACCAGACCTGTGGGGCAGGGCCGACGTCGTCGTGACCAACCCTCCCTACGTGCCCGATGACGCTGTGCCCCGCGATGCCGAGGTACGCGAACATGATCCGGCTGCCGCTCTCTACGGAGGTTCGACGGGCTTGGAAATCCCGCGACTCATCCTGTTGCAGGCGGAGAAGTTGCTGCGTCCCGGTGGATTCTTCATCATGGAACATTCCGAAGAGCAGGGTCCGCAAGCCTGTGAACTCATCATGTCCACGGCCAGTCTCAGGCGGGCCGCAACCTACCCGGACTACACTGGACGCGACCGCTACACGGTGGCACATCGTGTGACAGGGGTCGACCTGTGA